A genomic segment from Modestobacter roseus encodes:
- a CDS encoding sensor domain-containing diguanylate cyclase yields the protein MTDLRAHTDRADALGVSSRTPPVAGGTPARWGVFPRLAVGMALLGLAMGAVFPLFAELLGVPARYAGAPSFRTACLAAGLVLGGANWLLVRVLIGRRLRVLAGRLTTVARIVGDPVTGDGPRTALDLPVESADDLGATAAAFNSLLTALERERRFRSVVHATSDVMALLNPAGEIAFVSDSITDVLGWAREDVLGQRVRDLLHAEDGDLFTPAGAPITRDQARDQVFVVQVRHRDGGWRHLEISSSDRRDDPVIGGVLLTARDVTERLELQRRLSFQATHDDLTGLPNRAAVLDRADALLSDPRGGGRLAVVFLDLDGFKEVNDTLGHGHGDQLLAQVGPRLRPLVRDTDLVGRLGGDEFAVLMPGVSAAEAVSAATRLRAALQQPFPVEGHELDVDASLGIAVSGPDAADTGTLFRQADIAMYRAKAGRTGVALFDA from the coding sequence GTGACGGACCTGCGGGCGCACACCGATCGGGCCGATGCACTCGGGGTGTCGAGCCGCACCCCACCCGTGGCCGGGGGGACCCCCGCCCGGTGGGGTGTGTTCCCGCGGCTCGCCGTCGGCATGGCGCTGCTGGGTCTGGCCATGGGCGCGGTGTTCCCGCTGTTCGCCGAGCTGCTGGGCGTGCCGGCCCGGTACGCCGGTGCTCCCTCGTTCCGCACCGCCTGCCTGGCCGCCGGGCTCGTCCTGGGCGGCGCCAACTGGCTGCTGGTGCGCGTGCTGATCGGCCGCCGGCTGAGGGTGCTCGCCGGCCGGCTGACCACCGTGGCCCGGATCGTCGGTGACCCGGTGACCGGCGACGGGCCCCGCACGGCGCTGGACCTGCCGGTGGAGTCCGCCGACGACCTGGGCGCGACGGCCGCGGCCTTCAACTCCCTCCTCACCGCGCTGGAACGCGAGCGCCGCTTCCGGTCGGTGGTGCACGCCACCAGTGACGTCATGGCCCTGCTCAACCCGGCCGGGGAGATCGCGTTCGTCTCCGACTCGATCACCGACGTGCTCGGCTGGGCGCGGGAGGACGTCCTCGGCCAGCGGGTGCGGGACCTGCTGCACGCCGAGGACGGTGACCTGTTCACCCCGGCCGGCGCCCCGATCACCCGGGACCAGGCCCGGGACCAGGTGTTCGTGGTGCAGGTCCGGCACCGGGACGGCGGCTGGCGGCACCTGGAGATCAGCTCGTCCGACCGCCGCGACGACCCGGTGATCGGCGGCGTGCTGCTGACCGCCCGGGACGTCACCGAGCGCCTGGAGCTGCAGCGCCGGCTCTCCTTCCAGGCCACCCACGACGACCTCACCGGCCTGCCGAACCGGGCCGCGGTGCTCGACCGGGCCGATGCACTGCTCAGCGACCCGCGCGGGGGCGGCCGGCTGGCCGTGGTGTTCCTGGACCTGGACGGCTTCAAGGAGGTCAACGACACCCTGGGCCACGGGCACGGCGACCAGCTGCTGGCCCAGGTGGGCCCCCGGCTGCGCCCGCTGGTGCGCGACACCGACCTGGTGGGCCGGCTCGGCGGCGACGAGTTCGCCGTCCTGATGCCCGGGGTGAGCGCGGCGGAGGCCGTCTCGGCCGCCACCCGGCTGCGCGCGGCGCTCCAGCAGCCGTTCCCGGTCGAGGGGCACGAGCTGGACGTCGACGCGAGCCTGGGCATCGCCGTCTCGGGGCCGGACGCCGCCGACACCGGGACGCTCTTCCGCCAGGCCGACATCGCGATGTACCGCGCGAAGGCCGGTCGCACGGGGGTCGCCCTCTTCGACGCTTGA
- a CDS encoding ABC transporter ATP-binding protein, protein MDAVTVTDLVVHRGGRRVLHGLDFAAPPGQVTGLLGPSGSGKTTLLRAVVGVQRTTSGQVAVLGEPAGARSLRSRVGYVTQAPSVYADLTVRENTRHFAALAGRAAADADAALDDVGLGAAAQQLVGDLSGGQRGRVSLACALVARPALLVLDEPTVGLDPVLRVELWELFHRLAEGGTTLLVSSHVMDEAGRCDRLLLLRDGRLLSDSTPAQLRAEAGTDDLEQAFLTLIHRAGQVAA, encoded by the coding sequence ATGGACGCCGTCACCGTCACCGATCTCGTCGTGCACCGCGGCGGCCGCCGGGTGCTGCACGGACTGGACTTCGCCGCGCCGCCCGGTCAGGTCACCGGCCTGCTGGGGCCCAGTGGCAGCGGGAAGACGACGCTGCTGCGCGCCGTCGTCGGCGTGCAGCGGACCACGTCGGGGCAGGTCGCCGTGCTCGGCGAGCCGGCCGGGGCGCGGTCGCTGCGCAGCCGGGTCGGCTACGTGACCCAGGCGCCGAGCGTCTACGCCGACCTGACCGTGCGGGAGAACACCCGGCACTTCGCCGCCCTGGCCGGCCGGGCCGCGGCCGACGCCGACGCCGCGCTGGACGACGTCGGCCTGGGCGCGGCGGCCCAGCAGCTGGTCGGCGACCTCTCCGGCGGGCAACGCGGACGCGTCTCGCTGGCCTGCGCCCTGGTCGCCCGGCCGGCCCTGCTGGTGCTCGACGAGCCCACCGTGGGGCTGGACCCGGTGCTCCGGGTCGAGCTGTGGGAGCTGTTCCACCGCCTCGCCGAAGGCGGGACGACGCTGCTGGTCTCCAGCCACGTGATGGACGAGGCCGGCCGCTGCGACCGGCTGCTGCTGCTGCGCGACGGGCGGCTGCTCAGCGACTCCACGCCCGCGCAGCTGCGCGCCGAGGCCGGCACCGACGACCTCGAGCAGGCGTTCCTGACCCTGATCCACCGGGCCGGGCAGGTGGCGGCATGA
- a CDS encoding ABC transporter permease codes for MTAPLHPAPLHPAPLHPAPLHPGLAGATAVRVLRQLRHDHRTVAMLLVLPSALLGLLYLVYAEVPTAPGQPDTFDRVGLTMLGVLPFVVMFLVTSIAMLRERTTGTLERLLTTPLSRGDLLLGYGTAFGLTAAAQAVVTVTVATTLYDLDVAGPVVLVVLIAVVDAVLGVALGLLASAFARSEFQAVQFMPVVVLPQFFLCGLLVPREQLAGWLQGVSDALPLTYAVDALQEVGGSPTATGTMWADVAVVAGAALLALGLAATTLRRRTS; via the coding sequence ATGACCGCCCCGCTGCACCCTGCCCCGTTGCACCCGGCTCCGTTGCACCCCGCCCCCTTGCACCCGGGTCTGGCCGGCGCCACCGCCGTCCGGGTGCTGCGGCAGCTGCGGCACGACCACCGCACGGTCGCCATGCTCCTGGTGCTCCCCAGCGCGCTGCTCGGGCTGCTGTACCTGGTCTACGCCGAGGTCCCCACCGCGCCCGGGCAGCCGGACACCTTCGACCGGGTGGGGCTGACCATGCTCGGCGTGCTGCCGTTCGTGGTGATGTTCCTGGTCACCAGCATCGCGATGCTGCGGGAACGCACCACCGGCACCCTCGAGCGGCTGCTCACCACCCCGCTGTCCCGGGGTGACCTGCTGCTGGGCTACGGCACCGCCTTCGGGCTGACCGCGGCGGCCCAGGCGGTGGTGACGGTGACCGTCGCGACCACCCTGTACGACCTGGACGTCGCCGGTCCGGTGGTGCTCGTGGTGCTGATCGCCGTCGTCGACGCGGTGCTCGGCGTCGCCCTCGGGCTGCTGGCCAGCGCGTTCGCCCGCAGCGAGTTCCAGGCGGTCCAGTTCATGCCGGTCGTGGTGCTGCCGCAGTTCTTCCTGTGCGGGCTGCTCGTGCCGCGGGAGCAGCTGGCCGGCTGGCTGCAGGGGGTGAGCGACGCGCTCCCGCTGACCTACGCGGTCGACGCACTGCAGGAGGTCGGCGGCTCCCCCACCGCGACGGGCACCATGTGGGCCGACGTCGCCGTCGTGGCCGGCGCCGCGCTGCTGGCCCTCGGGCTGGCGGCGACCACCCTGCGGAGGAGGACCAGCTGA
- a CDS encoding general stress protein, with amino-acid sequence MSASVSMPLGGVQVGSYDDYQQAQRAVDHLSDQKFPVENVTIIGSDLRLVEKVTGRLTWGRAIGAGAASGAWFGLFVGLLLGIFAPDGSSWIGSVLTGLLIGLVFGAVFAAVGYAATGGRRDFTSTSKTVAGRYDVMCNPQYAEEARAELARLSLRG; translated from the coding sequence GTGTCAGCTTCGGTCTCGATGCCGCTCGGCGGCGTGCAGGTGGGGTCCTACGACGACTACCAGCAGGCCCAGCGCGCGGTGGACCACCTCTCCGACCAGAAGTTCCCGGTGGAGAACGTGACGATCATCGGCAGCGACCTGCGGCTGGTGGAGAAGGTCACCGGCCGGCTCACCTGGGGCCGGGCGATCGGCGCGGGCGCGGCCAGCGGCGCCTGGTTCGGTCTGTTCGTCGGCCTGCTGCTGGGCATCTTCGCCCCCGACGGCAGCAGCTGGATCGGCTCGGTGCTCACCGGTCTGCTGATCGGTCTGGTCTTCGGCGCGGTGTTCGCCGCGGTGGGCTACGCGGCCACCGGTGGCCGGCGCGACTTCACCAGCACCAGCAAGACGGTGGCCGGCCGCTACGACGTGATGTGCAACCCGCAGTACGCCGAGGAGGCGCGCGCCGAGCTGGCGCGGCTGTCCCTGCGCGGCTGA
- a CDS encoding ABC transporter ATP-binding protein, with the protein MPGDHPRDRRGRRDLPGGAPADAHADWRGVAAEDAGELSTSASTFLRGRSRRLLGELLRPHRRALWALLAVIVAQNAAWLAGPLLIGIGVDVALPALVDGDAWPLVWVTAAMVGAACADAGLRYVFLTGSGRVGQAVLLTLRRRVFTHVQHLPLSFHERYTSGKTISRLTSDVEALAELLDEGLDGLLTALFSVVGIGVVLLVLDLPLGLVALLGFPALFLIGRWFQRNSTIAYRRTRETVAALIVQFTETFGGIRAVQAFRREPRNDELHTELNEANRRAHHHAFWLIAVFVPAVTTVANLVTVGVLGYGALRVIDGDLAVGVLLSFLLYLRRFFDPLQDIAMFYNSYQSASAALEKLSGVLEERSTVPEPADPTPLPSPAGELVFDEVRFGYGAATVLPELDLTIPAGQTVALVGATGAGKSTLARLAARFYDPLAGQVRLDGVPLDRLADADLRRAVVMVTQESFLFSGSIADNIGFGRPDATRAEVEEAARAIGADTFIRALPEGYDTDVRKRGGRLSAGQRQLVSFARAFLADPAVLVLDEATSSLDVPSERLVQRALQTLLADRTALIIAHRLSTVEIADRVLVMEAGQVVEDGAPAELITGTGRFAGLHRAWADSLA; encoded by the coding sequence GTGCCCGGTGACCACCCCCGGGACCGGCGCGGGCGCCGCGACCTCCCCGGCGGCGCGCCGGCCGACGCGCACGCCGACTGGCGCGGCGTCGCCGCGGAGGACGCCGGGGAGCTGAGCACCTCCGCCAGCACGTTCCTGCGCGGCCGCTCCCGCCGGCTGCTGGGCGAGCTGCTCCGCCCGCACCGCCGGGCGCTGTGGGCGCTGCTGGCGGTCATCGTGGCGCAGAACGCCGCCTGGCTGGCCGGCCCGCTGCTCATCGGCATCGGCGTCGACGTCGCGCTGCCGGCGCTGGTCGACGGCGATGCCTGGCCCCTGGTCTGGGTCACCGCCGCGATGGTCGGCGCCGCCTGCGCCGACGCCGGGCTCCGCTACGTGTTCCTGACCGGCTCCGGCCGGGTCGGCCAGGCCGTGCTGCTGACCCTGCGCCGGAGGGTGTTCACCCACGTGCAGCACCTGCCGCTGTCCTTCCACGAGCGGTACACCTCGGGGAAGACGATCAGCCGGCTGACCAGCGACGTGGAGGCGCTCGCCGAGCTGCTCGACGAGGGGCTGGACGGGCTGCTCACCGCGCTGTTCAGCGTCGTCGGCATCGGCGTCGTCCTGCTGGTGCTCGACCTGCCGCTCGGGCTGGTCGCCCTGCTCGGCTTCCCCGCGCTGTTCCTCATCGGCCGGTGGTTCCAGCGCAACTCGACGATCGCCTACCGCCGCACCCGGGAGACCGTCGCGGCGCTGATCGTGCAGTTCACCGAGACCTTCGGGGGCATCCGTGCCGTGCAGGCGTTCCGCCGCGAGCCGCGCAACGACGAGCTGCACACCGAGCTGAACGAGGCCAACCGGCGCGCCCACCACCACGCCTTCTGGCTGATCGCGGTCTTCGTGCCGGCGGTCACCACGGTGGCGAACCTGGTCACCGTCGGCGTGCTCGGCTACGGCGCGCTGCGGGTGATCGACGGCGACCTCGCGGTCGGCGTCCTGCTGTCCTTCCTGCTCTACCTGCGCCGGTTCTTCGACCCGCTGCAGGACATCGCGATGTTCTACAACAGCTACCAGTCGGCCAGCGCCGCGCTGGAGAAGCTCTCCGGGGTGCTCGAGGAGCGCTCGACGGTGCCCGAGCCGGCCGATCCGACCCCGCTCCCCTCCCCCGCCGGGGAGCTGGTCTTCGACGAGGTGCGCTTCGGCTACGGCGCGGCCACCGTGCTCCCGGAGCTGGACCTGACGATCCCGGCCGGGCAGACCGTCGCCCTGGTCGGCGCCACCGGCGCCGGGAAGTCGACCCTGGCCCGGCTCGCGGCCCGTTTCTACGACCCGCTCGCCGGGCAGGTGCGGCTGGACGGGGTGCCGCTGGACCGGTTGGCCGACGCCGACCTGCGCCGGGCGGTGGTCATGGTCACCCAGGAGAGCTTCCTGTTCTCCGGCTCGATCGCCGACAACATCGGGTTCGGCCGCCCGGACGCCACCCGCGCGGAGGTCGAGGAGGCCGCCCGGGCGATCGGCGCCGACACCTTCATCCGGGCACTGCCCGAGGGGTACGACACCGACGTCCGCAAGCGAGGCGGCCGGCTGTCGGCCGGGCAGCGGCAGCTGGTCAGCTTCGCCCGCGCCTTCCTCGCCGACCCGGCGGTGCTGGTGCTCGACGAGGCCACCAGCTCCCTCGACGTGCCCAGCGAGCGCCTGGTGCAGCGGGCCCTGCAGACCCTGCTGGCCGACCGGACGGCGCTGATCATCGCCCACCGGCTCTCCACGGTGGAGATCGCCGACCGGGTGCTGGTGATGGAGGCCGGGCAGGTGGTCGAGGACGGCGCGCCCGCCGAGCTGATCACCGGCACCGGCCGGTTCGCCGGCCTGCACCGCGCCTGGGCCGACAGCCTGGCGTGA
- a CDS encoding NAD(P)/FAD-dependent oxidoreductase: MASSSLKTVVVGAGISGIACARELASAGRPVQVLDRGRRPGGRMGGRTLHGRPVDLGASYLTAGDDSPLRPLVDDWVRRGLAHPWTDTFAVAGPDGIERTTSGPVRYGTPGGLRSLVVDLAEGLDVVPEHAVSAVTGGDTPTVDGDPVATAVLALPDPQAARLLATGDPVRARLDADGWRPAVAVALGWPDRRWPADLHGVFVHDHPDLEWVADDGARRGDGAPVLVAHTTAELAARHLDAPEGVVPAVVAALQQVLGVTGEPDWTHAHRWAMARPGSPREEPFLLHEGLGVCGDGWSAPPKVESAFRSGTELGRALAARR; encoded by the coding sequence GTGGCCTCCTCCTCCCTGAAGACCGTCGTCGTCGGCGCGGGCATCTCCGGCATCGCCTGCGCCCGGGAGCTCGCGTCGGCCGGCCGGCCGGTGCAGGTGCTCGACCGGGGACGCCGGCCGGGTGGGCGGATGGGCGGCCGCACCCTGCACGGTCGACCGGTCGACCTGGGCGCGTCCTACCTGACCGCGGGCGACGACTCGCCCCTGCGGCCCCTGGTCGACGACTGGGTGCGCCGCGGGCTGGCCCACCCGTGGACCGACACCTTCGCCGTCGCCGGCCCGGACGGGATCGAGCGGACGACGTCCGGGCCGGTGCGCTACGGCACCCCCGGCGGGCTGCGCAGCCTCGTGGTGGACCTCGCCGAGGGCCTCGACGTGGTCCCCGAGCACGCGGTCAGCGCCGTCACCGGCGGCGACACCCCCACGGTGGACGGCGACCCGGTGGCCACGGCGGTGCTGGCCCTGCCCGACCCGCAGGCGGCCCGGCTGCTGGCCACGGGCGACCCGGTGCGCGCCCGGCTGGACGCCGACGGCTGGCGCCCCGCCGTCGCCGTCGCGCTCGGCTGGCCCGACCGGCGCTGGCCGGCCGACCTGCACGGCGTCTTCGTGCACGACCACCCCGACCTGGAATGGGTCGCCGACGACGGCGCCCGGCGCGGGGACGGCGCCCCGGTGCTGGTCGCGCACACCACCGCGGAGCTGGCCGCCCGGCACCTGGACGCCCCCGAGGGCGTGGTCCCGGCGGTGGTCGCCGCCCTCCAGCAGGTGCTGGGCGTGACCGGGGAACCGGACTGGACGCACGCGCACCGCTGGGCGATGGCCCGGCCGGGGTCGCCCCGGGAGGAGCCCTTCCTGCTGCACGAGGGCCTCGGGGTGTGCGGCGACGGCTGGTCCGCGCCGCCGAAGGTGGAGAGCGCGTTCCGGTCCGGCACCGAACTGGGCCGGGCGCTGGCCGCGCGCCGCTGA
- a CDS encoding TrmH family RNA methyltransferase translates to MPVDPLLITDPADERVADFRDLVAGDRRPGTERGTGPVIVEGVPAVERLLASPYPVRSVFGIPGRVSALDLPDGVAAYEADRWVLSDVIGFRLTRGVLASADRLPPADLDELLAGPDPAAPRRLAVLEGLNDHENIGSIARSAMALGVDGLLLDPTCADPLYRRCVRVSMGHVLSLPIAVLGDWPGGLDRLHEAGYLTVALTPADDAVDLGEVDLAASPRTAVLLGAEGPGLTEAARTAARVRARIPMRAGVDSLGVAAAAAIAFATLR, encoded by the coding sequence GTGCCCGTCGACCCCCTGCTGATCACCGACCCGGCCGACGAGCGGGTCGCCGACTTCCGCGACCTGGTCGCCGGCGACCGCCGGCCCGGCACCGAGCGGGGCACCGGGCCGGTGATCGTGGAGGGCGTCCCCGCCGTCGAGCGCCTGCTCGCCTCGCCCTACCCGGTGCGCAGCGTCTTCGGCATCCCCGGGCGGGTGTCCGCGCTGGACCTCCCGGACGGCGTGGCCGCCTACGAGGCGGACCGGTGGGTGCTGTCGGACGTCATCGGTTTCCGGTTGACCCGGGGCGTGCTCGCCTCGGCCGACCGGCTGCCCCCGGCGGACCTCGACGAGCTGCTGGCCGGCCCCGACCCGGCCGCGCCGCGCCGGCTGGCGGTGCTGGAAGGGCTGAACGACCACGAGAACATCGGCTCGATCGCCCGCTCGGCGATGGCGCTGGGCGTCGACGGCCTGCTGCTGGACCCGACCTGCGCCGACCCGCTCTACCGGCGGTGCGTGCGGGTCTCCATGGGCCACGTGCTGTCGCTGCCGATCGCGGTGCTGGGCGACTGGCCGGGCGGCCTGGACCGGCTGCACGAGGCCGGGTACCTCACGGTCGCGCTCACCCCCGCGGACGACGCCGTCGACCTCGGCGAGGTGGACCTCGCCGCCTCCCCGCGCACCGCGGTGCTGCTCGGCGCCGAGGGGCCCGGGCTCACCGAGGCGGCCAGGACCGCCGCGCGGGTGCGGGCCCGGATCCCGATGCGCGCCGGGGTGGACTCCCTGGGCGTGGCCGCCGCGGCGGCGATCGCCTTCGCGACGCTGCGCTGA